The genomic DNA ACAGAGCAAAATCTGTGGTGAACTTTGAAATAATGCCAAAACCTCCAGGACATCGTTCACCAACAACTCCTTGGCCTCATTGGCCTTTACAATTAAAAACTTCTTCTTCCCATGAAGAAGGAGCAGATCGTAATTGGTTAATCAACACAAAAGAGTTTATTAAAGACGGAAATGGAAAATTAATTGCTTTAAAAACGGTGAATGTAGAATGGAAAATGGTTCCAGGTCAAAGACCAGAATTAATAGAGATTGCTGATACAGAAAAAACGTGGCCTTGTGATTTAGCGCTATTAGCATTAGGTTTCACAGGTCCAGAAAGTACATTAGCAGACAAGTTAGGTATTGAAAAAGATGTGCGATCTAACTATAAAGCGGAGTACGGGAAATATCAAACCAATGTAAAAAACATATTTACAGCTGGAGACATGCGTCGTGGACAATCTTTAATTGTTTGGGCAATTTCAGAAGGTAGAGAAGCTGCCAGACAAGTAGATATCTTTTTGATGGGTAAAACAGAGTTACCTTCAAAAGATGTCTCTGGCGATTTAGTTGCGATGTAAATATTCTAAAAAATAGAATTAAATAAAACTCATCGGTAATCCTGATGAGTTTTTTACTATTAAATAAGATTTCAATTCATTTGGGCGTGCCCATTTTTTAAAATAGTATGGTTCAGATAAATAAACAATCAGCATAAAAATGGTCAGGCTTTCCGCTACAAGTCCTCGTTCGTTCCTCACTGTGGGCTTTTCACTTCAATCCTTCACGCAAGACAAGCATTAATTACGTTCTTTAAATAACATCAATAACTTCTTGCTTGAAAAGCTCGTCTATTACACTACTTTCTAACTATTAATTAACGAATAATGATACTTCGAATACAAATTTTCAGACAGTTAAATTGATACTATAAAATTATTATTACTAGAAGTTCTTATCACTTATTTTAAACTGACCAAACACAAACTTAAACAAGGAGAAATTCACTTCTATTTTACAGAATTAAATACGGTTCCAGAAGAATTTAAAGTCCTGAAGTTAAGTTCTAAAGTTTTTTTTCCAGAGGCTACAGTAAAAGATTTCCTAATCCGTGGTAAAACGTTTTTCTACGTCTTATTAGACGACATTCCTTTTAAAATTCTAAAAAGTAGTTACAAGAGATTTGTAATTAGTAGCAAAAGGCACTAGGATTACTAGTGAGTTTACTGCTTTTTTTTTTAAATAAATCAGTCACTAATAATGCTACGAGCACTGGTCTTATATAAGGTTTTTATGATGTAAACCTTAGAAACTCACAAAGAAAGTATAAAGATTCTCTAAGTGACTTCAAACAATGGAATAAAAACAGCATGTTAAACAATGGTTATTATTTCCAGATAATACTGTAGCATATTCTTCGATAGATAAAACTGCTTTTCTAATGGCGATTTATATACAATCGTAACCAATAAGAATACAAAAGGAAAGAAAGGTGTTTTCATAACAATGATTAAAAGTACTAAACTAACAACTGGAATAAAAATACTTAAAAATACAGAAAAATTAAAATAGTTGACGCTAGATATGGGTTAATTATTAAGAAATCATTCCCACAAGCTACACAAGTTATTAATAGATTTCATGCGCAAAAACTAACCTTGGCTACTTTAAACTATTAGAATTAAATAACGTTGGAAGACTATAGAAAATGACACTATAAATCGAATAGTAATTGGCTTAAATATAAAAGAGTTGAAATTATTTTAAAAGTCTATCCCGACATAGAGAAGACTTACAAATTACATCAAATTTAGTATAGATTTATAATCAAACAAAAGACAAAACGGTGGCCCTAATTAGATTTGCAAAATGGGATGAAAAAGTGAGACAAGCAAATTTTAAAAGATTCAAGAGTATCGCTAGAACAATGTCTATTCATAATCGAAATATACTCAACTATTTTTTATAATAGGAGCACAAATTCGTCTACTAAATCTTATATTTAAAGTACAATCTGCAGGAATTAGAAGCTATAGCCTTTCAAATATTGAAACCTAACAGTTTTTTAGTAAATTCCTTATTCCAAAATTCATTATCCAGTTTATATTTCATTATTTTTCATAAAAATACCCCACAGGCTGCTTACAATTCTAACAAGTTCTAATTATTTTTCATAAAAAAACCTCATATCGTAAGATATGAGGTTTATAGAATTCTGATTGTATCAGAATTAAGAAAGGCGGCGACCTACTCTCCCACATAAATGCAGTACCATCGGCGCGATTGGGCTTAACTTCTCTGTTCGAGATGGGAAGAGGTGAGCCCCAATGCTATAACCACCCTAAGATTTTCAGTTGAACCAGGTTCAACCGTATAAATTAACATATGGTAAAATAATATCTAAATTGTCAAATAAAAAGAGTGTGTCTCTCCCGCTATTGCTAGCGGGAGAAGCGTACATAAGTCTATGGGTTATTAGTATCACTTGGCTATGACATTACTGCCTTTACACCTGTGACCTATCAACGTTGTAATCTCCAACGACCCTTTAAAGAAATCTCATCTTGTGGTGGGTTTCGCGCTTATATGCTTTCAGCGCTTATCCCTTCCCGACGTGGCTACCCTGCTATGCTTCTGGCGAAACAACAGGTACACTAGAGGTCAGTCCAACTCGGTCCTCTCGTACTAGAGTCAGATCCACGCAAATTTCTAACGCCCACAGCAGATAGAGACCGAACTGTCTCACGACGTTCTGAACCCAGCTCGCGTGCCACTTTAATGGGCGAACAGCCCAACCCTTGGGACCTTCTCCAGCCCCAGGATGTGACGAGCCGACATCGAGGTGCCAAACCCCCCCGTCGATATGAGCTCTTGGGGGAGATCAGCCTGTTATCCCCGGAGTACCTTTTATCCTTTGAGCGATGGCCCTTCCATGCGGAACCACCGGATCACTATGCTCTTGTTTCCAACCTGATCGACCTGTATGTCTCTCAGTCAAGCACCCTTATGCCATTGCACTCTACGCACGGTTACCAAGCGTGCTGAGGGTACCTTTAGAAGCCTCCGTTACTCTTTTGGAGGCGACCACCCCAGTCAAACTACCCACCAAGCACTGTCCTCATCTCTGAGTTAGACTCTAGATAAGCAAAGGGTGGTATTTCAAGGACGACTCCACAACGCCTAGCGACGCCGCTTCAATGTCTCCCACCTATCCTACACATTACTTATCCAAAGCCAATACTAAGCTATAGTAAAGGTTCACGGGGTCTTTTCGTCCCGCTGCGGGTAATCGGCATCTTCACCGATACTACAATTTCACCGAGCTCATGGCTGAGACAGTGTCCAGATCGTTGCACCATTCGTGCAGGTCGGAACTTACCCGACAAGGAATTTCGCTACCTTAGGACCGTTATAGTTACGGCCGCCGTTTACTGGGGCTTCATTTCACTGCTTCGCCGAAGCTAACAACTCCACTTAACCTTCCAGCACCGGGCAGGTGTCAGGCCTTATACATCATCTTTCAATTTAGCAAAGCCCTGTGTTTTTGATAAACAGTCGCCTGGACCTTTTCACTGCGGCCCATCCGAAGATGGGCGACCCTTCTCCCGAAGTTACGGGTCTATTTTGCCTAGTTCCTTAGCCATGAATCTCTCGAGCACCTTAGAATTCTCATCCCAACTACCTGTGTCGGTTTACGGTACGGGTTCTTATAATCTGAAGCTTAGAGGTTTTTCTTGGAAGCTTTTAGGCACACTATCAACGCATCCGAAGATTTGTTGTACTATCACACTTTAGCTAATTCTGCGGATTTACCTACAAAACTAATACCTACATGTTTCAACGAACTATTCCGTCAGTTCGCGGTGCTTTCAATACTCCGTCACCCCATCGCAATTATAAGAAGTACAGGAATATTAACCTGTTGTCCATCGACTACTCCCTTCGGATTCGCCTTAGGACCCGACTAACCCTCAGCTGATTAGCATCGCTGAGGAAACCTTAGTCTTTCGGTGTGGGGGTTTCTCGCCCCCATTATCGTTACTTATGCCTACATTTTCTTTTGTAACCACTCCAGCATGCCTCACAGCACACCTTCTACGCAGGTTACAATGCTCCCCTACCACTAACGTGTCTTTCAACGTTAATCCATAGCTTCGGTAATATGTTTATGCCCGATTATTATCCATGCTCGTCCGCTCGACTAGTGAGCTGTTACGCACTCTTTAAATGAATGGCTGCTTCCAAGCCAACATCCTAGCTGTCTGGGCAGACAAACCTCGTTTTTTCAACTTAACATATATTTGGGGACCTTAGCTGATGGTCTGGGTTCTTTCCCTCTCGGACATGGACCTTAGCACCCATGCCCTCACTGCTGAGAAACATTTTATAGCATTCGGAGTTTGTCAGGAATTGGTAGGCGGTGAAGCCCCCGCATCCAATCAGTAGCTCTACCTCTATAAAACTTTTACTCAACGCTGCACCTAAATGCATTTCGGGGAGTACGAGCTATTTCCGGGTTTGATTGGCCTTTCACCCCTACCCACAGGTCATCCAAAGACTTTTCAACGTCAACTGGTTCGGTCCTCCACTATGTGTTACCACAGCTTCAACCTGCCCATGGGTAGATCACCCGGTTTCGCGTCTACTACTACTAACTAAAGCGCCCTATTCAGACTCGCTTTCGCTACGGCTCCATATCTTAAATATTTAACCTTGCTAGAAACAGTAACTCGTAGGCTCATTATGCAAAAGGCACGCCGTCACAACACGAAGTTGCTCCGACCGCTTGTAGGCGTACGGTTTCAGGTTCTATTTCACTCCCTTACTTAGGGTTCTTTTCACCTTTCCCTCACGGTACTAGTTCACTATCGGTCTCTCAGGAGTATTTAGCCTTACCGGATGGTCCCGGTGGATTCATACAGGATTACTCGTGTCCCGCACTACTCAGGATACCACTATATTAACTTCGATTACTTTTACAGGACTATCACCCTCTATGGTCTGTCTTTCCAAACAGTTCTAATTCTCTAAGTCTCTAATCTTGTGGTCCTACAACCCCAATATTGCCGTAACAACATTGGTTTGGGCTAATCCGCGTTCGCTCGCCACTACTAACGGAATCACTATTGTTTTCTCTTCCTCCGGTTACTTAGATGTTTCAGTTCACCGGGTTTACCCCTATTGCTAGGTGACATGTCTTCAACATGCCGGGTTGCCCCATTCGGATATCTACGGATCAAAAGGTATGTGCCCCTCCCCGTAGCTTTTCGCAGCTTATCGCGTCCTTCGTCGTCTCTGAGAGCCTAGGCATCCGCCATACGCCCTTACTTAACTTATTGTACTTTTTGCT from Polaribacter sp. ALD11 includes the following:
- a CDS encoding transposase; translated protein: MYNQTKDKTVALIRFAKWDEKVRQANFKRFKSIARTMSIHNRNILNYFL